The genome window AAAaagagtgtgtttttttgtgtccttctgcacactttgtttttgtagAGTCCTCAGTTCTCGGGAAATATTTGACAGGAGCTCCTTGTAGGTCTTCAGGACCACACAGCCGTAGACCTTCTGCTGGAAGACATTCTGGGGTGGAGGTAGTGTTGTCGGCCCCCCTGCTGGCTCCGGTTCCGGCAGGTTCGGGAAGAGGCTCTGATAAAAGCTTTTAATGCGATCTGCCAGGTTCCTGCTGCCAGCACTGACGGCCGTGAGCTTGGTCAGCAATGGGCTTGTGGGTAACTGTAAGTCTGTCTGCTGCTCATACACCCGTTTAAAATGTGGGAAGAAGGCTTGGAGATGTGTGTAGATGCTCGCTATCCTCTGTGATGGCTCAAGGCCGGAGATGTTGGGGTCAGGGACGTTGTTGACTGACACCTTGCAAAAGAGCTCTGACATTTCTCCTTGAGAGGCTTTCTgcgagaaaaaaaatgaaaaaagaaaagataatcAGATACCAATAAGCCACACATCTTTAAAAGGAATAGTCGGCATACTATGTTTAAAAGCGTACTGAACAAGCAGATGAGGATTTAACACAGCAAAATAAGATACAACAGTTTTATGTGTGCACTTACATATGTTTTGATTAGGTCAACAGATTCCTTCTGTATGAGTCTGGTTAGCTTCAAAGTCTGTTGCAGTGAATTCCCACACTGCTGGTTTCTGCTTGCTGCCACAGTTCTTGTTGAATCAACAGCCATAACCAGCAGGAGAGAGAGTAACGCTGAGGAGAAAGGAACTGGTCAGTTAAGGTTATCCTACATCCCATCGGCGAGGGGAACTTCATTTTAAAGCCACAAGTGGAAGGCAGGAGGGATAAAAATAGATTCCTCACTTTGCAAATATTCAGCAagaaaaaaaccccccaaaagtCAACTATATTATCAGTTCAGACAATATATAAAGTCATATAGCCTACTGTAGTTAACAGTATGTTTAGATGCCTACAAACATTGTTGTCAAACAGTTTAAACACTAGTTTACTTCATTGATGctgaaaaaaactgttaaaaaactGAAGCAGTAAATTCTGAATCTGAAACTTAAAGCAGTTTCAGGCAGCTGCACAGCAATAAGGCACTGAAAATAACCACAACAGCATGCACAATGGCAAGAAAAGAAGAAActgtgtttaattgtttttcaaTATTTGAATAGAAAAGTAGATGTAAACTTACTTGTTGCTGGTTGCATGAATTGTTGAAAATGCATACTCTTTACATGACCATTCATTCTCCCCTCAGTATCATCGGCAAATTGCGCGGACTCGTCATAATCACACtcctttaaaacttttttaaaagacagaaaCCACACATTTGTCATAGGAGGAAATGACGTGCACTTTGTGAGGCAACCAAATTTCCCAGAATGTCCTTTTTTTTGagatgtgcatttttttttctttcttctatatTAAACAAGTGGGCAATGTCCCTGCATGACTTTTCACAGAGCAGCCATGTAGGGATgttttctaattattattacatgtatGACCATACAGTGCAGCACAAATGATTTTTAATAGCACTTCCTTTTTATTTGTGCATggaaaaatatacacaaatgtgATGTATTTATATCACTCTAAGAACATGAAGtggctgatttaaaaaaagaaaaaacagtgtCATACATGCATGAAAATAATTTAAGGACTGAGGTCAGCCAACCAGCCTTTGATACAGTTCACTGACATGCTTTTTTTTGCCGCCCTCTAGAGAATGTGGGTGAGAACTTAATGGTGTGAAAAAGTAAAAGTGAGCTCATCACAGTGAACAGTGATGATGTTTCTTATGCACTGTCTACATAGTAAAAACCTGGAGTTATATGTAAAGTTCCTTAAACTGGAGTGAAAGCACACCATGCTGTAACAATCTAATACCA of Micropterus dolomieu isolate WLL.071019.BEF.003 ecotype Adirondacks linkage group LG13, ASM2129224v1, whole genome shotgun sequence contains these proteins:
- the m17 gene encoding IL-6 subfamily cytokine M17, which encodes MNGHVKSMHFQQFMQPATTLLSLLLVMAVDSTRTVAASRNQQCGNSLQQTLKLTRLIQKESVDLIKTYKASQGEMSELFCKVSVNNVPDPNISGLEPSQRIASIYTHLQAFFPHFKRVYEQQTDLQLPTSPLLTKLTAVSAGSRNLADRIKSFYQSLFPNLPEPEPAGGPTTLPPPQNVFQQKVYGCVVLKTYKELLSNISRELRTLQKQSVQKDTKKHTLFLRMTSWP